Below is a window of Rattus norvegicus strain BN/NHsdMcwi chromosome 5, GRCr8, whole genome shotgun sequence DNA.
CTCACTGTATATCCCtgtctggcctgaaacttgctatgagaccaggctggctttgaccttACAGAAATCTgtcagtttcctgagtgctgggatttaagtgTTTGCCGCCATGCTTGGTtcgtaaatatattttttaaacatgaaTTTTAGGTGCTTTATAATATTTCATCATATGACTGTAAGGCAGCTTATTTACTCAGTGCACCACTGTAATTGTGTGTTTAGAGGGTATCTGGATTCTCAGTATCACCAATAACAAGTAATACTGATAGAAGGCTTTGTTGTCGAATCACGACAATTCTATACTTGGCTGAGTTGGATTTCTAAATCAAAGTCTATGTTCCATACATATTACCAAATGGTTATGTAGAGTTTCATGGTGTTTTCTGGTTAAATAGAATGGTTTtatgataaattatttttttaataatagcCTAAAATAATCTGCTCTTTTCATGTAAATATTCTGACAGAAAATTTCAGCTACTGTGTTAGATGAAACATTATCTTGGTATTATAAAAActgtaatgttttcttttttgtggtcatgcttaattaaagaaaaatgtttagacAAAGCTTATTTTTACTGGTTAAAATGAGTAACTAACTTGTTAAAAATTATCATGTGTTCAGATCATATTAAACTGTTACAGCTTAACTTTAGTTaaggattcttttattttttttgtaggATCCTGTAGCATGGAGTGATGTTACCAGTTTTGATCTTTCtgatgctgctgcttctcctgtcAAGTCTACTCCAGTTAAATTAATGAGAATTCAGCATAATGAAGGAGCCATGGAATGTCAATTTAACGTCAGTCTTGTCCTTGAAGGGAAAAAGAACAGTTGTAATGGTGGAGACAGTGAAGCTATTCCTTTAGCATCCCCAAATGTGGTCAAGTTTAGCACTCCACCAACTAtcctcagaaagaagaaaagactaCGAGTGGGTCAGTCTGCAGGCAGTGAGCTTGGTGAAGGCTCACTCAGTGAGGGCAATAACGCAGCCCTGAAGCACACACCAGTAAAAACACTACCGTTTTCTCCTTCACAGGTACTAGTGCTTTATGTTTGCCAATGTTGGCAAGCTACACTAACAGATCTgtagtatttttaaaagcaattgaCTGTTTTGTTAACACAAAAATATATGCTATGTTTAAATGTATACACGAGAGTGGTAAACCCTGAAAGTACCTCACAAAAGGTAATATTTGCATCATAGCACCATAGAATTTCAAGAGTTAAAAGGGAGGTTTTCTTTGTCATATTGTCCTATTTCTGGATAAGATTCCTCAGGAAAGTGATCTCTAAAaagtaaaatgatttattttcccAAAGGTCTCTAGTGCAGAACTAAGACTAAGATCCAGGGCGACTCTTTGATTCTCGGTTGTCTGCCATATATTCCTGACATGGTGTAGAGAGACCTGTCTACATACAGCAGTTTAGAGTTTCATTTACACGGTGATTTTCCCCTTTGACATTCTTTGGAAGAACTCTAGATAGCAGTTTACTCTAAGAATCTCCTGTTTTGATGCCCACGAGTACCTGCTTTACTCTTTAGTGATGTTCCAAGTAGCAAATGTACACATTAGGATTACTTTTTTTATTGGGCACTTGTTATATTCTAggctgtgtgtctcttttcttacAGCATCTCCTGTTAATCTTCTTTCAAATGACATTGGAAGTCAAAGGAAATAAGTTTTGAAATGCAGCACCTCCTGTTTGCTGAAAGTGTTTTGATTATCTTAatttctttcctgttgctgtgatgaactaGCCTGACAAGCTATGTAAGGGGGGAAGGGTAGGGTTATTTTAgcccccagttccaggggacagtGTAGTGGAAGTCACAGTGGTAGGACTTGAGACAGCTACTCACGTCACTACCCACAGCAAGAGGAAAGCGATGAATGCCTGCGTGAATGCGTGCTGCTGTTGTCGCTCACCTCATCTCTGAGACCTTCCAGAATCCGCTGCTGCTCGGGGAATGGTCCCTCCACTTTTAGGCTGAGATTCCCCACCTCACTTAACCTAATTAAGGGCCTCACAAGCTTGCATGAGCCCAAttctcagatgattctaggttTTGTCAAGTTGGCAGCATTAATCATCCATCACACAGATGTTAAAAAGTTTTTTgagtggctagagagatggctcagtggttaagagcactgactgctctcccagaggtcctgagttcaattcccagcaaccacatggtggctcacaaccatctgtaatgggatctatgccctcttctggtgtgtctgaagacagccatactgtactaaaataaatgaataaataaataaatggataaatctttctaaaaaaaaagtggtttttTTGAGAGTAATAGGGAACTTCATGGTCAGATATGGAGAATTCTGGAATATTTTTGGAGGTATATTTTAAGGTTGGGAAGGTAAGTAGGCTGTGGTAGTACATAGCCACTGAGATCTAAAAATGTTTGAGGTAATACAGTTTGCATTACAACATGAACGATATATTTATTCTTCCTCTAGCTCTCACAGTTCAGAATTATCCCAGGGAAGAtgaggttttctatttccagagcTTTATATGCTAGTAATTTTTACTGAAGTCAGTTCTATGCTAGAGAGCAAGTAGATAGTACTTATATCCCATGACATTTGGAAGAGTTTGATATTTAATTCTAGGTGAGGTAATTTCAAATATTAGAAGACAGGAGAGCTGGAGCTTGAGTAGATTGCACTTGTAAGTGGCGCTCCTGAAGAAGCAGCTTCTACTTCCTCATATTACCACTGCTAGTCTGCTAGCTGCAAAAGtaaatgagactttttttttttattaacttgagtatttcttatttacatttcgaatgttattccctttcccggtttccgggcaaacatccccctagtccctccccctccccttctttatgggtgttcccctccccaccctccccccattgccgccctccccacaacaatcacgttcactgggggttcagtcttagcaggaccaagggctttcacttatactggtgatcttactaggatattcattgctacttatgaggtcagagtccagggtcagtccatgtatagtctttaggtagtggcttagtccctagaagctctagttgcttggcattgttgttcataaggggtctcgagcccctttaagctcttccagttctttctctgattccttcaacgggggtcctattctcagttcagtggtttgctgctggcattcgcctctgtatttgctgtattctggctgtgtctctcagtagagatctacatctggttcctgtcggcctgcacttctttgcttcatccatcttgtctaattgggtggctgtatatgtatgggccacatgtggggcaggctctgaatgggtgttccttctgtctctgttttaatctttgcttctctattccctgccaagggtattcttgttcccccttttaaagaaggagtgaagcattcacattttgatcatttgtcttgagtttcatgtgttctatgcatctagggtaattcaagcatttgggctaatatccacttatcaatgagtgcataccatgtgtgtttttctgtgattgggttacctcactcaggatgatattttccagttccaaccatttgcctatgaatttcataaaggcattgtttttgatagctgagtaatatgccattgtgtagatgtaccacattttctgtatccattcctctgttgaagggcatctgggttctttccagcttctggttattataaataaggctgctatgaacatagtggagcacgtgtcttttttatatgttgggttaccttgtgggtatatgcccaagagaggtatagctggatcctcaggcagttcaacgtccaattttctgaggaacctccagactgatttccagaatggttgtaccagtctgcaatcccaccaacaatggaggagtgttcctctttctccacatcctcgccagcatctgctgtcacctgagtttttgatcttagccgtaaATGAGGCTTTTATAGTAGTACGGAATAAGTGAAGTCTGCTTGAAGTTTCTGTGGTCTTGTCTAGACCAGGCAAGTTTGCCTGGCTGTTAACTTTCAATAACTGAGCAAAGCAGTGTCTACAGGTGTACATACGATGCAGTCTGTTATTCTCTTCAGAGTTCAAGATCCTCTCAGAGAAAAGTACACTTGACATTCTTCACAATTAACTTTTCAGTTGTACTTCTGTATAAGACTGGGAGATATTTGTTGTAATACCTCTATATAGTTTCTGTAGATCAGTATTTGATGCTATACTGTTTAAATTTTTGTGCTGTTATAAAGCATGTCCATTTGTAAGTCAGggtttttaatgtttattatgTGCTAATCTGCTCAAAGTGCTGGGAGGCAGCAGTGAAGAAAACAGATTTCTTGCCTTTTGAAGCCTAATTTCcaaaaagtaaaatgtaaatgTAGTATTACTGAAAAGTCTTTTCCTAAAACAATAGAGAAGTCTTAGCAGTTTGATATTGTACAGGAACTTTGATGTTCTAAAAAATTCTCTGAATTCCCTTCCTCATTTAGTTCTTTAACACATGCCCTGGAAGTGAACAACTTAATATAGAAAACCCTTCCTTTACATCAACCCCAATTTGTGGACAGAAAGTTCTTATTACAACTCCTCTTCAAAAGGAAGCGACCCCCAAAgatcaaaaagaaaatgtagggtAAGTGTTTTAAATAACCATGTTAGGGAAAACAGGAAGCATGTCAGAAGTATGTCAGCATTTTATTCAAATGAATGATTTATCCATAATCTTTAAGTCTTTAGGACTTAGAAGTtggttattattgtttttaaagttaCGTCTTCCTGTTTCTGTAGAATACTAGAAACTGGCTAAATTTAGCATAAAAACTTTATTACAAACAAAATATTCTTAGTACTTTTTTCTAagtaattttttcttctttaaaattattcaaGTATAAACGATACCTGTAATTCATTAAAAAGCatatatctatatacaaatgtagctATGCTTTTATATGGCTTTGCTTTTGTTAACATATATGAGCTCACACTGTGACAATAATACAAGTATCTGAATGACTGACTAGGTTTAGAACACCTACTATTAGAAGATCGATACTGGGCACCACACCAAGAACTCCTACTCCTTTTAAGAATGCACTTGctgctcaggaaaagaaataTGGACCTCTTAAAATTGTGGTATGTGTACTCTTTATTTTTAAGCACTTTCCTAGTTTTAATAAAAATCCTGGTTTTTACCATTTTGAAGTTTTCAGTATTAAGTGTTCATTGAAACTGAAACATATTTTACTTCTTAATTTATGACTATGAATTTGTGTTAATCTTCCTTggcttttaaataattctttgcttggtttattttaaatttttatgttctCATGTTAATTAGAAGAAAACAATTGTTAGTGGCAGCTTAATGTTAAGACAATTATGTAGTAGTTTCACTGCAGTAGAATTAATATTTTGATATATCTAATCTCTTAATGTTGCTTAGGAAACTAATGGGTCAGGGAATCCTCTTGAAGTTCAGTTTTCTCTTCTATGCACAAGTTATTAAGTACgccccagttttttgttttttattgtaaaGCTGAAAGAGACAATAGAAATAACAGGCTTGTCTCTAGTTTCAATGTAGTGAGTGCTTAGTTGTTACTAATATTCTTGATTCTGTGGGAACAATAGTTTACAAACCTATACACATGTGAAATGTTTGTTATTTGCATTCTCATAAATATTGTTACCTTTAAAATGCCTCAGAAAAGCCCAGAACATTCTAGACATGCACATTTTTTATAAGTTTATTAGAATTAAAAAGGCGACTTAAATTTGGTTTCTTCAATGGTGACTTAAATTTCATTCTATTTTTAGTAACTTTAGTGGGTGgattcattaatatttttaagtaataaaaagtAAGTGATTTTTGCTATAAACTGATTAATAACTTATCTATAACAAGTAGGAGATGACTTTGTTATATTGGAAAAGtacaaaagtttaaaaacattaaaaaacctACTATTTATTATAATTGTGGGTGTGTGCACGCGAGTATGCtcctgaagaggccagaggacaacagtTTTTGGGagttaattctctccttccatcatggaTTCTAGTGATAGAACTTGGGATGTCTTACCAGGCCAAAAGACtggtttttataaaaaaagaaaaagggcgggggggggggttctggCAATTGCcttttaaaaccttttaaaaataatttagtcCCAGCCACTTGCCTTCTTGGAAGAAGACATTCGAGaggttttaaaagaagaaactggAACAGATATATTCCTCAAAGAGGAAGATGAACCCGCTTACAAAAGCTGCAAACAAGAGGTAATCTTGAGTATTGTCTATGCATTTATTTTCAGAGTTAGTTAGAGGTGGGTCTTTATGTAATTTTGGCTGCCCTCAAACTGCcaaacctcctgcctccactttctgaGAACTGATTGCAGATGTGCTTTTCCATGAGGGCTGTTCCAGTGTTACTGTTACTCAGTGTTTATCATGTCCAAGAGACTTGGCTGTAATGTTCCCttgtaaattatttttcttagcaCTCTGCATCTGTGAAGAAAGTCAGAAAGTCACTGGCCTTAGAGAGCTGGGACAAAGAAGAACCGGGCACCCAGCTGCTAACTGAAGACATTTCAGACATGCAGGTTTGTAAAGAAGTCATACATGTTTTAATAGCTGTCCTAAGTCATGGTTGCTCTCATTTCGTATGCATTACTGCCCAGATCATTTAAGAGTCACAGAAAATTTCGGGTTGTTTTGCCTAATTCAGAGAGAGTCTATTATCTATGAAGAATATTTTGAGATGTTAGTTTTTTATATGATGTCAAAAAACAGAGGTCCACAAAGCTTTAAGTTTTAGTATTTTATGAATTACCGGATATGACTATAGCACTAGaagtttattttatgtaattaccAAGATATTACTACAGAACTAGACATTTATTTTCTGTAATCAGTGAGATGTCATTGTAGCGTCAATGCTTCCTAGGAGGAAGATGAGCAGGGCCCCCACTGCCCTTTACTCAGTAGTATGAATTAgttattttcctctttcttttttctcttagtCAGAAAATATTCTTACAACATCTTTATTAATGATACCATTATTGGAAATACATGACAATAGGTGCAACTTGACTCCTGAAAAACAAGATATAAATTCAGCCAACAAAACATATACACTTACTAAAAAGAGACCAAACCCTAACACTTGTAAAGCTGTCAAATTGGAAAAGAGTCTTCAGGTATGGATTCCTAAGTTTCTTCagtgattttgttattgtttagtCAATGATCACTTTAAACTTACTGATCAcagttatacattttattttaaagttaatttgacaagaaaaataaaaaatgattattATGTCACTGCAAGCAGGTTTGGGTTTGAGAGAGGCTCATTCATCAGTGCACACAGCATCTACACAATTGGAGTTGTAGCCAGAGATGTTTTtggctagtttgtttgtttgttgttttgggttttttgctcatttttattgttcttttgagacaggatctcacctcATTATGTAGCTGGACTTGAACATATAGTCCTGCAGCTTCAGCTTCCTAAATCCTGGGGTAGAGACTTTGGCCCTTTGGTGATTCCCTAATTGTGTctacgtgtgtgtgcgcgtgtgtgtgtgtgtgcacgggtgtatgtataaatatttaaatccACTTCTGGTaattcttcacctgtaaaataaaaatatctagccACATTTGTTCTTCTGAAATGGTAAGTAATTGGAAGCATTTCAGCATGATTTTGTTTGTATAATGGCTCCCAATAAACTTTGTGGATTAAAGCTATAATACAAAAAAACTCCTCCTATTCCTGTGTGGCCAGTAAATAGATGAAAATGAAGGCTGGGGAAATTCTTATTCTGTGATTTTAGGAGTTTGCCTGACAGGAAGATTGGAGAAGAAGATTTCTTCTTTATGCCGCACTGTCTGCAGAGTAAACTCCTTGACATTCCAGCGTTCCTTGAGAACGTCTTTGGCAATCAGATACAGTGGCTACTTGTCTGTGTTGAGCTGTGGCTTTCCCAGTGACACAATGCATGCCCTTAGTTgttcaaaaatgtttttaattcccAGCGTTTAATTAACTTGGAGCTTCTTGGGAAATTTCATTATGTAGTAGCTCTTACATATACTATAGAAACCTttataaggaagaaaataaagagggTGCACTCCTGGTTCACATTTGACCGCATACCTTCCCTTTAAGTCTCTTTTCTTGGAACTGGGGTCCAAACCTGGGCTCCTACATGCTAGACAAATACTCTAGcaatgagctgcatctccagctccTCTCTTTCAAATGTTTGTAAAAATAGATGACAAGAAGGGATGACTTTCCCATTTGATTTGTGGGGAGTTGTTGGTAACAAAACTATTATACTGTCCTTATAGGCCAGTGaacaatataattataataattacatAAAACTGatcataaatattttagaatCTGTTTAAAAATATAGCATACCATTTAAGATACAGTGTTATAAAAACATTTTGAAGCAATTCCTTATAAAATTCCTAGAcaaataattgatttttaaaagtctagTTGTATGGATTGGTGATGTGGTTTAGTGGATTAAGGTGTTTGTTGCCAatcctgatggcctgagtttggttctgCAGCCCACATGGTAGAGTGAGAGGACTAATTCTTgagagttgtcctttgacttccacatgtgttGTGTGGCATgatgcacgtgcacgcacacacacatacacatgcacacacacacatacacatgcacacacacacatacacatacatgtacacacacacacacactctctgtaaTTATGAAGTATTTTGGGTATTTAATTTTACTAATTTTCACATCACTGTTGATGTTTCCTTTATAGTCAAATTGTGAATGGGAAACAGTGGTATACGggaagacagaagaccaactCATCATGACTGAACAAGCAAGAAGATACCTGAGCACTTACACAGCTCCCAGCAGCACATCGAGAGCTCTGATACTCTAACTGTTACTGAAGCTGATGAAAGGCCCCACCCCCTACTGTGCTTATGCTAAATTAGGTTGCAATGAAATTTGTCTCAATTAattcttttaaaggttttaaTACATCCCTAAAATGGTTCGCGGTTTTTTCTATATTGAACAGGCAAAAACCTAATAAGCCACTTAACGTAAGGGGTAGGcaaatttattataaatatatttttaagaaatgagaGTTTTAAAGcttgtttttaaagaacaaagtGGGAAAATAAGGATGTTCATGGGTATTCCAAAGTCAATTCTCACGTTAATTTCTTTCCAGGATATATGTCGCTACTTTCTCAAGGCCGTAGTCTGTTATAAACAAGTTAGGTGTGCGTGGCCTCTGAAAGTCTGTGTTTAGGAAGCACAGAGGCTTTATGAAGTACTTTTGCATGTGTGCTGATTTACTTAGAGAAACACAGTGGGAAGGAGCCTCAAGGAAGCTAGAAGTTGCACTACTAATTTTGGTATTTTTCAGAAACAATGAAATTAACTACAGTGTTAAGGATATTTATTTGTGCATAGTACTAAAAAAGCATTGAAAAAAAGGCTTTTTCTTACTAGTAAAGAGTCAGTATTTCTTCATAAgtctcagaagagctgagaattttgttgaatgtattGTACAGTATGTAGGAGCAAGAAAACTTTGTAAATTGGAAAGATGTCtgtttttataacttattttcatttttaaagcttAAATGTAGATATTTATATATACAGGGTGTCTAGAAGCCAGTGTTGTTTCTTGCCATTACAGCTAACATAGTAAAGAATAACTTTGACTTTCAAGTATGAAATAGTTAAGTTATAGCTTCAAAGAATACAATATCTATACTGTATGTCACATCTACCTAAATATTGCACTATATCCTTTAAATCATGTTGGTTATAAAGTAGTTCTAAAATGTactaaataataatttaatattttctttttaaattatattggAGGGTCATATAAATTAATCTGGtgatttgtatatgtgtttgaaattttcattttgtttaaaaaacaatatgGTACCTTGCTCCCTAAAACAGTCTGCACTTAGAAGTTTATTGTATTTACTCAATGTTtcagaagtagaaaatattatcttttatttatacaaatattttgtccttttataaatgttttgtgtttccagGTTACAATAGTTGCTTCAGTTGCCTGTTTAGGTGTTTGCACTTACTTTATCTCTTTTTGAAAGAATGTCTTTGCTTATGTGGTAGAGATTTATGTAATTTTTTGAGACGTATAATGGTGTGCTGTCAACCTAAACACTGACAGGCAGATAGAATTGTACACTGTAGTTTGAATTATTTATAATTgacacactctctccctctccactcctGAAGTATGCTGCTATAGAAAGTAGCAGAGTCGGCTTGCTGCTATGAGAGATGGAAAGAGCAACCACCACTTGCACTGTGTGAAAAGATAAGCAAATGATGGCCAGTTCTCAAGTTAACTAATGGATTCAACGATTCCCAAGCAGGTTCTTAAAAGACCAAACACCACTGtgcctcaaaaccaaaccaaactgaacagcttaagatttttttaaaactctacTTATCTGTTAATAGAAATGGGACTACTGAATATTTTAATGCCTAGTTCTTCAACAGTAGACCTAAAGGGTTTTAAGCTTTAAATCCAATTGCT
It encodes the following:
- the Mybl1 gene encoding myb-related protein A isoform X2: MAKRSRSEDEDDDLQYADHDYEVPQQKGLKKLWNRVKWTRDEDDKLKKLVEQHGTDDWTLIASHLQNRSDFQCQHRWQKVLNPELIKGPWTKEEDQRVIELVQKYGPKRWSLIAKHLKGRIGKQCRERWHNHLNPEVKKSSWTEEEDRIIYEAHKRLGNRWAEIAKLLPGRTDNSIKNHWNSTMRRKVEQEGYLQDGIKSERSSSKLQHKPCATMDHLQTQNQFYIPVQIPGYQYVSPDGNCVEHVQTSAFIQQPFVDEDPDKEKKIKELELLLMSAENEVRRKRLPPQPGSFSSWSGSFLMDDSMSNTLNNLEEHTTEFYSMDENQTVSAQQNSPTKFLAVEANAVLSSLQTIPEFAETLELIESDPVAWSDVTSFDLSDAAASPVKSTPVKLMRIQHNEGAMECQFNVSLVLEGKKNSCNGGDSEAIPLASPNVVKFSTPPTILRKKKRLRVGQSAGSELGEGSLSEGNNAALKHTPVKTLPFSPSQFFNTCPGSEQLNIENPSFTSTPICGQKVLITTPLQKEATPKDQKENVGFRTPTIRRSILGTTPRTPTPFKNALAAQEKKYGPLKIVSQPLAFLEEDIREVLKEETGTDIFLKEEDEPAYKSCKQEHSASVKKVRKSLALESWDKEEPGTQLLTEDISDMQSENILTTSLLMIPLLEIHDNRCNLTPEKQDINSANKTYTLTKKRPNPNTCKAVKLEKSLQSNCEWETVVYGKTEDQLIMTEQARRYLSTYTAPSSTSRALIL
- the Mybl1 gene encoding myb-related protein A, translated to MAKRSRSEDEDDDLQYADHDYEVPQQKGLKKLWNRVKWTRDEDDKLKKLVEQHGTDDWTLIASHLQNRSDFQCQHRWQKVLNPELIKGPWTKEEDQRVIELVQKYGPKRWSLIAKHLKGRIGKQCRERWHNHLNPEVKKSSWTEEEDRIIYEAHKRLGNRWAEIAKLLPGRTDNSIKNHWNSTMRRKVEQEGYLQDGIKSERSSSKLQHKPCATMDHLQTQNQFYIPIPGYQYVSPDGNCVEHVQTSAFIQQPFVDEDPDKEKKIKELELLLMSAENEVRRKRLPPQPGSFSSWSGSFLMDDSMSNTLNNLEEHTTEFYSMDENQTVSAQQNSPTKFLAVEANAVLSSLQTIPEFAETLELIESDPVAWSDVTSFDLSDAAASPVKSTPVKLMRIQHNEGAMECQFNVSLVLEGKKNSCNGGDSEAIPLASPNVVKFSTPPTILRKKKRLRVGQSAGSELGEGSLSEGNNAALKHTPVKTLPFSPSQFFNTCPGSEQLNIENPSFTSTPICGQKVLITTPLQKEATPKDQKENVGFRTPTIRRSILGTTPRTPTPFKNALAAQEKKYGPLKIVSQPLAFLEEDIREVLKEETGTDIFLKEEDEPAYKSCKQEHSASVKKVRKSLALESWDKEEPGTQLLTEDISDMQSENILTTSLLMIPLLEIHDNRCNLTPEKQDINSANKTYTLTKKRPNPNTCKAVKLEKSLQSNCEWETVVYGKTEDQLIMTEQARRYLSTYTAPSSTSRALIL